The Pseudanabaena sp. ABRG5-3 nucleotide sequence CTTACTTCTGCTTTTACCAAAAAAGGAAACTGATAGAAACCAGCCAAATCTAGCAATGGTGATACCACGACAAGCTTCACAATTTCTTCGAGAGGTGGTTCTTCTTGACTGAGATAGGTATAGTTGCGAGTGAGGCGCTCTAGTCCTTGTAGTTCCGCTTCAGTTAGAGTCGGCGCATGATTTAACCATTCATCAAAAAAGCGATCGTTAGAGTCGAGTCTCAAGCCAAAGGTTTGACGGAGAGTACTAAGGGTAAGGCTACTAGCATTTGTAATCACGGTTAAATCCTTATGGTAATTACATGAAGTTTAGAAGTCTAAGCATTTGATATAGGCTCTAATACTTAATATACAATACCTACTAGGAAAACAGCGATCGCCCCTCTCAACACCAAAAAACACGCTCGCCTCTCCAAAAAAATCAAAAAGCGATCGCCCATTCAACACCTCAATATCGCGATCGCCACACCACAAAAAATCAAACAGCGATCGCCCACTCAATACCTCAAAATCACGATCGCCACTCCAAAAAAATCAAACAGCGATCGCATTATTTTAGAACTGGGGTTTGATATGAGTGTTCCATACTTCACGTAAGTTATCAGCATCTTCTTGAGATAGATGCCCTAATTTAGTAATTAGTAGAGATTTCTCTAAGCAATCAAGTCGTGATAAACGGACTGTTGATGCGACTCGTAAACCACTGGTTGACCAGTCTTTTAGTAAAACATCGGTTTGTGTTCTCGGCTGTGCAGATGTCACTGCTGCTAATACAACATCGGCTCCATCTAGCCAAAGAATTAATACGGGTCTCTTTTTTGAAGATATGCCATTGGTAAAAGGAATTGCTGCAACCCAGATTTCTCCTGCCTTAATAGTCGTCATATAATCCTTCATCTTCTGGCGAATAACTTTTTAAAAAGGCATCATGGGCGCGATCGCCTGTTTGTGATTTTGGCTGAATAGTGATGAGCCATTTACCTTTGCCAATTCCTTCTACTATGGAGCTAGGTATTGTAAGTTTTTCTCCGTCTTGAAGCTCTATTTCAAAAGCTAATTGTAATAACTGGCTTTTCATATTGTGTAGATACTAAAATATTTAAAATCCTAACATAGAGTTAGGTTTGGGTTTTAGAGCGATCGCCCCTCTCAACACCCAAAATCGCGATCGCCACACCACAAAAAATCAAACAGCGATCGCTCTTAGCAGACCTTTGAGCAAATAGTAGAATTTCAGACTTTTGAAAATGAATGAAGTAAAATAAAACAAATTGAACTTTAGTCCTAATTGGAACACAAACATATGGATCCTGCAACAATAGGTGTTTTAGGTGTTTTAGCATCAGCGTTAATTTCTGCTTTTGTTGCTCATCAAACATCTTCCTTGCAACTAAGAGTTAACACCGATCAGCAATTTAGTCTTTTGCTGTTTCAAAATAGGCTGGAATCATATCGTTCTCTATATAAGCATCTAAGCGATTTTATTAAAATCCTTAATTTTGGAAAACTTTCAGATCAAGGTGTGTTAGACACAGCAATATCCAGAGATGATGTTGTTCAATTTCTTCTAGGGCTTGAAAAATGGGATAGTGAAAATGCGATCTACTTGACTAATTACACATCTGGAATATGTATAAAGCTACGTAAAGAGCTTTACCAGCTTATCAGTAAAAGTAATGAATACTTTAAGTCTGAGTTGGGAATTGGTTCTTTAGATAGGGAAACGCTTTACAGAAATATCGCAGGATTGGAAGCAGCTATTAAAAATGAGATTGGAGTATATGCAATTAGACCATTTCCAACCAACACTGACTTCAAACCTATTTCTACATACGAGGAGGCAAGAAAATATGCAATAGACGCAAAAGAAAGGCTTAAAGCATTGCCTGATAGTGATCAATTATAAGTTTTCTGGAACGAATAACAATTGTGATGCAATAGAATTTTGTAGCCCGACAGCGTAGAGTTTGTGAGGATATTACACTCTGGATAACTACAAACCTTATACAGAATTGATACACGCCTGTTAAAGTTGTCTATTTCGAGTCAAGATTAGGCAATCAAAAATAGTTTGCTTCGTTGTTTGAGTTCGGAGAAGTTATCGGCAATGCCTTTCAGGATGTATCCCCCCAAAGAGAAATAGTTTTTAACTGATCGCCGATAATCTTCAATTGTTTTGTTTTTTAGGTAAGGGTAATTTCTGAATGCAACGATACGAATCGGGTTAACTAAGCCATGTATCATTTAATCTGTAATAGATCCGCAAAAAATCTGCCCCATCGATATGAGCAATCAAACCTCAAAAATCACCTATACCTTTACTGATGAAGCTCCAGCCCTAGCCACATACTCCCTGCTGCCCATCGTCCAAGCTTTTACAAAAGCCGCCGACATCGAGGTTGAACTCAAGGATATTTCTCTAGCTGGGCGGATTATTGCGAATTTTCCTGAATATTTAACCGATGCACAACGTCAACCCGATGCCCTTGCGGAATTGGGAGACTTGGCGAAAACTCCTGATGCTTATATCATCAAGCTCCCGAATATTAGCGCCTCCTTGCCACAGCTAACGGCGGCGATCGCTGAGTTACAAGCTAAGGGTTATAACGTTCCCAACTATCCTGCTGATCCACAAACTGAGGAAGAAAAGGCGATTAAGGCGAAATATTCTAAGGTGTTGGGTAGTGCCGTTAATCCTGTGTTGCGTGAAGGCAATAGCGATCGCCGTGTTGCTTTAGCAGTTAAGGAATTTGCTCAAAAGCATCCCCATTCCGTTGGTGCATGGACAAAGGATTCTAAATCCCATGTGGCGCACATGACTGAGGGTGATTTCTATGGTAGCGAGCGATCGGTGGTAATTCCCAAGGCGGGCGTAGTCAAGATTGAATTAATCACAGCCGATGGTTCCACTCAAGTTCTCAAAGAGAAAACTACTGTATTGGAAGGAGAAGTAATTGATGCTTCGGTGATGAGTGTCAAGGCTTTGCGGGAGTTTTACGCTCAGGAAATTACCAAGGCAAAGGAAGAAGATATTTTGCTATCGCTCCATGTCAAAGCGACAATGATGAAGATATCTGATCCGATTCTCTTTGGTCATGCAGTGACAGTCTATTATCAAGATGTATTTGAGAAGTATGCGGATACCTTCAAGCAATTGGGCATCAATCCAAATAATGGATTGGGCGATGTTTATGCCAAGATTCAATCTTTACCTGCTGAACAAAAAGAAGCGATCACCGCAGACTTGGAAGCGGTGTATGCAAAGCAACCCCGTTTAGCAATGGTCAACTCCGATAAGGGAATTACCAATCTGCATGTTCCCAGCGATGTGATTATTGACGCATCAATGGCGGCGACCATCCGTACCTCTGGTAAGATGTGGGGCGCGGATGGCAAGGCTTACGACACTAAGGCGATGATTCCCGATCGCTGTTATGCGACGATTTACCAAGCCTGTATTGAATTTTGCCAAGAGAATGGAGCCTTTGATGTCACCACGATGGGTAATGTTGCCAATGTGGGCTTGATGGCTCAGAAGGCTGAGGAATATGGCTCCCATGACAAGACCTTTGAGATTCGTGCTGATGGCGTAGTGCTCGTCAGCGATGAATCTGGGGCTGTCCTGATCGAGCATAATGTCGCTAAG carries:
- a CDS encoding type II toxin-antitoxin system PemK/MazF family toxin; this translates as MTTIKAGEIWVAAIPFTNGISSKKRPVLILWLDGADVVLAAVTSAQPRTQTDVLLKDWSTSGLRVASTVRLSRLDCLEKSLLITKLGHLSQEDADNLREVWNTHIKPQF
- a CDS encoding NADP-dependent isocitrate dehydrogenase, which produces MSNQTSKITYTFTDEAPALATYSLLPIVQAFTKAADIEVELKDISLAGRIIANFPEYLTDAQRQPDALAELGDLAKTPDAYIIKLPNISASLPQLTAAIAELQAKGYNVPNYPADPQTEEEKAIKAKYSKVLGSAVNPVLREGNSDRRVALAVKEFAQKHPHSVGAWTKDSKSHVAHMTEGDFYGSERSVVIPKAGVVKIELITADGSTQVLKEKTTVLEGEVIDASVMSVKALREFYAQEITKAKEEDILLSLHVKATMMKISDPILFGHAVTVYYQDVFEKYADTFKQLGINPNNGLGDVYAKIQSLPAEQKEAITADLEAVYAKQPRLAMVNSDKGITNLHVPSDVIIDASMAATIRTSGKMWGADGKAYDTKAMIPDRCYATIYQACIEFCQENGAFDVTTMGNVANVGLMAQKAEEYGSHDKTFEIRADGVVLVSDESGAVLIEHNVAKGDIWRMCQTKDLPIQDWVKLAVNRARATGNPTIFWLDENRAHDANLITKVKTYLQDHDTTGLDIQIMSPVAAMKFTCEQIKAGKNVISVTGNVLRDYLTDLFPILELGTSAKMLSIVPLLAGGGLFETGAGGSAPKHVQQFLEEGHLRWDSLGEFLAIAVTLEDLGRKTNNENAMILAKALDQANSLYLNNDKSPSRKIGGIDNRGSHFYIALYWAQALAEQNQNLELKSKFANLTQILADKESQIIQELSAVQGQSVDIGGYYFADPDKATQAMRPSQTLNEAISSLH